The sequence below is a genomic window from Cicer arietinum cultivar CDC Frontier isolate Library 1 chromosome 6, Cicar.CDCFrontier_v2.0, whole genome shotgun sequence.
ttttgttttgatcCCTTCAAAATCAGATCTAGATTCACTGCTCTTAAAAAACACTTAGTTTCCTGCAGTAGTCAATCTCAACTACTACTCGAAAGGACCAGATCAATAACTGTGTTAAGCAGTTCCCGCTGGAAATCCATTTCCTTCAAAATCGCCATGTttggataaaataatatttaaaataaattgtatttagCTTCCTTAAGATCACTTTAAATGACATTAATACTTTATCTAGTTTTGTAAAAACACCCACTTCtctaaattcattaaaaaaactacatcaatatttattatttaaaatatttttttattgagtttttgacagataaaataaacttaagcAATTAATAAATGTCACAAAAATTGGCATAAAAATAgcgattttataattttaaaggaaaaaagaaaacaataatttttttttaagagcgAAAAACATGttaaccttttttattttattatgtcacAATTTTCATCTGATCAACCATTTGATATCTAAACAAACTAAACATATCCTAAAGCCACAGAGGTTGACAAAATACCCAAAGCCATTAACTCAAAGAGTTAGAAAGTTAAATATTGACATCCTAGAATATTAGTATTAAgataatatatgaataatacAAAAAATAGAAGTAGTGCAAAGTGCAGAGAAAACAGAATAAAACttcatattttactattatcCCAAAGGCACCATGTAAGATTCAGATGAGAAACAAATGTACTCTAATGGCTTCATAATTCCAGCCAGTATCATGTTAGTAGTTTAGCAAGTTCATCAACTCCTAATGTTCCTTGTGGTACAACATTCTGAAATCGCTCATCAAAATTTTCTCTTCTTCTAATAGGACTGTTCTCTCTTTTACCTTTCGTGGTAACAGCAGTAGTTTCTCTTGTTTTCAAAGTACGAGCTTCTTGCTTGTCACTTATCTCCGAGGTCGGAGCTTCTTGCTTAACCCTTTTTTGAACCACAACCTTTCTATGTTTCATAAAAACAGGTCCCAGTGGAGCTGATTTGGCGAAGGAGACTGTGGTTTGATAAATATTGTCTGCATCCAACGAATCTTTATCTAAAACAAGTGCACTGCCTTGCTCAACAGCTTGCTCCAATAGTAACGAAATTTCTTTCATACAAGGGACAGCTGACCTTGATAACGGACTGACATCAGTCGCTCCTGAATCATCTAGCAGCTCATCAGCGCGAGGATCCACCATGCCATAAATATTACTGTCACTGGATCCTAGCATTGCATCTGACCCTGAAATTGAAGTAGAAAGACGGTCACTGAAACTTTTGTCGTCCATTATAATTTATATCCAACATTTCATGGTTATCACTCATAGCATTCGAGGGGCATGTGATGTGGCCACCATCATGTGATATGTTTGTACCTGGGCTGGTGCTCCTGCAAGGTTCTGGCTCACCATATGAATCTGTGGCAACATTTGTGATTTCAGCATCAGCAATCACAGACATAGATCGCTTGCTATTTTTTGTGGGACATGGAACCTCAACCTTATCCACTGTCACATCATCTAGACAAAAGGAAATACTTGTGTCATGTGATAAATTGCTGACAAGCTCTGCAGGATTATTATGTAGATTTGGTGCTGAGACATCTAGGGCTTCTGAGGGCAGTGCTTTGTAATTTTTGTTGTCAGGATCGACTTTATTGGCTTCCTTCCGATCATCTCTGAGATCTGGTAAAGAGGGCTTCCAATTTCGCCCCCTCCACATAAGTATATGCTCATTTTCGTACGAAAGCAATGTACATGGAACAAGATCCTGCAGTCAAAGAACATATGTGGAAGAAAGATGTTACAATAACGCCGTCGTCAAAAAAAATAACCAGGATACACATGCCTATCCAATGATATGAAAAAAAAGGGCAAAACAAACGAACAAAAGAATCCATATGCTCTTCAACACAGGAGCATAGTTGGTTATACCCTTAGTTTTGCTCCAATCTTTCGATAGTCACTTTTATTTAGCCCTTGACAGTTTATTCGTACTAGTTCACACTCTTCAAATGCCTCTCTGACATTTTTTACGAGGTTAAAATAAACACCATTTTTTCCTGTTACAAGAAGAAAACATTCCAATACCTTAATAAGCATGTGtatcagaagaagaaaaaagacaGCTCAATTTGGTTCGTTGAGAAACTGTAATGAACATCCTTAAAAAGTTACCTATCTTGCATATGGGAGTCAATGTCCTTCCCTTTTGACGCATTTCAGTCGCTTCTTCTAGCGTTAGACCTTCTGGAACTCGTTGAATCAGCTTAGGATAAACTGGAGGCACAGGTTTCCACAACATGAGAGGAAAAAGCGGACgtgttttataattataatttctcCCTCGGAAAAGGTAAAGAACACCACCCCTTCTGTAAATAACTTTCCCTCCTGTCTTTTCCTGGCAAACCACATACCATATGACAATAAGAACAAATATACTTGAGGGCAATTTTATTTGCATATTGCCATTTCCTCACAAATCTAGCATTTCCCCAATCACAACCTCCACCCTTCCTCCATTCCCTCATTTTGAACCTATGATGGTGGGCGATTGAGGAGTGTGACTTGTGAGATATGAGAGgaaatgataataaataatgaagTATGAAAAAAACATTACCCTACAATCAGCGGCAGAGCCAAAGACTTACAATTAGGGAGCTAACCACACTAAGCCAACGACTTAGATTCTGTTTGTTTGAGATTTGTTTCACTGTGAACATGAGAATTTGGCTTTACAAGGCACTTTTTCTGATGCAGGTATTTGAATTTTTCGACCAAAGTGCTTCGGAAGCTACATTTTCTTCCGTTTGCAGTGAAACAAATCTCAAACAAACAGGCACAGGAGATGGGACATAGCCAATACACAAAGGCAGGTAAAGGTAAaccatttaaatttaaagaaaaataagcaAGTCATAAAGACTCAGATCATTAAGAGAAACAAAAAAAGGAAGCTGCCAGTGAACAAAGGAGTTCTCCAAAACATCAGTAAAAGCAAAAAAGGAATGATTAAGAGGCTATGCAGCACTGATACATCATATTGAAGGTGTCCAGTCTACGACACGGCACATGTTGATAGCGAACACTGGCACTACGCCAATACATgtgattacattcaattttttcaaagtaTTACCAGTGTCAATATTGTGTTTGTATCTATGACATTCATAGATTAAGAGTGTCTCCAACAAAACACTGACTCATATTGCCTTTATCGTcctataatttgattttatataaagaaaaagaacaaaaagcAAATATTGCAAAAAAGCAACAAACACACGTTGAAACACCTGCTGAAATTTTGATCTCAAAAACATCTCACAACATTTTTTGGTTGTTTTTCCATCAAAAGAAGACCTTATGAATCGCAAGATAAACCTGCCATAGGCTATGAGGGAATAGGGAAATGGATGATAATGATGAAATAGTAAAATGAAAGAAAACTCACCTCCAACTGATGGCACACATTATCCATGTCAACAGTACACACTCCCAAACACTTGATCTTGCACACCCTTCTCCGCTTCCAATGAGCATGTATATTATCCAACATGTTATGCGTGAAACCATCTCTACCTAAAACaccaaaattgaaaattaatataatccACAATCAAtgtaaagcttttttacaggtTGAGATCCTCTTcatttctcaaaagaaatgGAAAGTGTAGTTACTGTAGTTTATATACCCATATTGAGTTGACGGCTAGATTTCAAGCAGCTTTGAACCAACACTTTGATCTCCTCTTTGGTCAACGGTTCACCCAATACTTCTTCTCTGGACCGTACATACTTAGGACTAGTCCCAGGCAAATATGGACCGGGCGACTGAACCGGTTTAACCCCTTTCTTATGCGGCGGAGGAAGAACAAAAGAATCAAACTCCTTCAACTTCTTCTTACTCGGAGGAAGTGGGGGACGTCCGGTCCAAGGTCTCGGCATAGTGACCGGTCCAAACGGAAGAAAACCCGGTTCACGCAATTTAAGAGGTTTAGCTTTGGGGGTTTCGGTGTAACTGTATTTGAATTCAAACGGAGCACCCTCGATTACGTAGGAGAGTCCGTCGTCGCTAATCTTCACATTTTCGGAGGCTTTACTTACCGGTTTCGATGTTTGTTTTGGTATATTGGAAAACTTAAGCGCTGGGTGAGATTGCGGATCGAGTTTGGGCTTTGTGGTGGGCCGGTCCGAATTGGAATGGGAGAATTTGAGTTGTGTGGATGAACGCGAGGGGTTTGGATTGGTGTCGAGGGGTGGGGAAAAGATGGGGAGAGTGATTGCGATGTTTAGAGGCATTGTTGAAAACTGATTCGCATTTCTCACTTTAGTGTGTTCAGATGTTCAACTCAACTCATCACATGAaagtgttttgtttttttggattaGTGAGCGCCGTTGTGTTGGCTGATTTTTCTCCCACGGCAACCACGccggttgttgttgttgttgttgtctccaCACACCAACCTTATCCGTCACAACACCAACGATGTGTGTGGTTCTTGCATAAAAATAACAGTAGTTTAAATGCAGTTTTCATCCTTTCTAATTAATTTcgttttattataaatattctaaataattcaaaaattaatatcaacATATATGTTTCATTTAAGTGTCAACTCATTCAAATTAGTAATATGTCTTTAATACATATAAGATTCAAATGAAGGGACGAAAACGACGtaaagttaaaaaaacaaagagaaTATTTCTTGTagaatatattttgtaaataaaaaatgagttaaataatattttaattttgtaaaattctaatattttaattttagttcatacgataaaaattacattttttagtttttataaaattattctgtaataatttattttctaataaattaatttttatttattttattctgcAGATATTTAACACtttttctataacaaaataaagttcaCATTTTCTAAATTCCCTAATTATGCAACGAAAGGATATAGCACATTATTATAGTTTGATCTAATAgtaaaagtaaatattaaatttgtatattgtaagttgatattattaaattctcaatatcttttatatttttaatcgaAATAATATCTCaccaaaaatttatttcataaaaaaactgTGCAATGAAAGGATACAACACATTTGttgaaatgtgaagaaaaaaaatacttttgttttttaggaaaaaaccatatttatttattttcttcctaATACCTCAATTCAATTAGTTACGGTGTAATCTTGCAAACATAAGAAAATCCGCATAACAATTTTGCAACCTAAGCTAGTAGGAAAGGAAACATCGAATGTATTACACTGCAATTAAGTTGCATCATGCTGCAGCGttttatataagtaaaatatatcATGCCATTTTCTATGTTTCAcggagaaaaaataattatatcaatttggtactttaaattataaaatatctatattattatttttatcaacactttaaaataaaataaaataaaataaaataaattcatatatttattaaagGTCTGATGTGGCAATTTTAACAAGTTTgtaatgaaaattatatttttattaaaaataaaaatttagaagaatctTAGATTGTTTATCTTCTtcccttcatcttcttcatcatcatttTTCCACTTTtcatcataaatttaaaaatttaaacaattttaaaataaaattcaatacaaaAAAGTGGATTCATTATTAAAGATCCATGCAAAAACAACACTACAAAACTCACCATCTGAGTTTCACTTCGCTCAAGTACATAAGTTCCAAACTATAACCCTTAGAAAAGGTTGAAAATTAAATACCCAATAATCTtcgttcttggtttttttaacttataataTCTCACattcatattatatattaataatttatatttgtttataatttacaCCActctttattaatattttgagttcgtatttttgtttaaaatttaaaaatattatgagaTTTGAGTTTATATATGTGGTAAATTATACAATCTATACAGATCTAAATCACGTATTCTTATATATTTAgtgattatgtaaatataaaattttagagtgaatagaaaaaaaatgtgatttatgtaaattcaatttaaataacaaaatattaaaaaagataatttgGGTGAAAATGAAagatgaagaaaagaaaaaaaaaaaagtagatttTACTATaaagagaaaaagagaagatAGTGTAACTAGTAAAGCAAGGTAAAACAAGGTGTGAATAGTAAAATTGATGGATCAATCTAATacttatagaaaataaaaataattcaataattgaCTAATTTATTCGGATACTACACGGCTGTAACTTAAATTTTTGCAACTttcaataaaacaaaatttaaataaaaactgtaataaattaattaatagaatCTTATAATAAGAAAGAtctcataataataatgtatagattaaatttttatgaagCAACAAGGTTAGTACTCTACTTCTCCATTTTGTCCTTTTCCTTCCAAAGTAGATCAAGCAACAAAAATTAGTGTTAAGTTCTTTGCTTTTACTTTCTTGATGTTATTTAAGTTATATCTTATTGAAGTTGCGCTGTTTAAGAAACATTATTGTTAAATTCTTCTctttttcattgaatttttGTGCTTTCTTATTTTAGGAGCTTTGATTTCTTTTCAAGTTTTCTGCCTGAAATTTACTGACTTGGGAACTCATGAATCTTGGGGAAATGATTATTGAAGTGATTTTGGGATCAAATAAGTTTTTGAGAAGTTTAcatgtttcaaaattttaatgagTTATGTGATAGACTCATATGGGAAACCAAAGATTGATTTTTGTGTTGGTAGCACTTGCTGTTAATTATTTACTGTTTCAGTCAATTTTGGTTCCATATGGAAATGGAAAACCTCCTTGGTCTTCAAGGCATGAAATATCATTGCATTCCACACCAAATCATTTCACTATTCGGAATCCGCTTATACGTGATGCTTCTGAAGATTTCAATGCTATGGTGGAGAAAATGAATATTCCCATCATCAATGATGAATCAGGTCATGGAAATCAGTTAAAAAGTGTTTCTGCATTTGGGGTAAGTAGAGATGATTTTCAAAGTTTACCTGAGAAGAAAAATGTTGGTAAAAACAACAGCTTGGAGTTGGATAATGTAGGTTCCAAGAAAAGTTTCATAGCAGTTTTGGCCAAGGACAGTAAGGTTGACTTTTCAGTGAAGCAATTTTTGGTTACAAAAAGGGGAGTTTCTACAATTTCTCAGATGGTAAAAAGTAAACATGTTGATTCGAGGGAACATGATCATACAACTTCATCCACTAATCTGACTCATCTTGAAAATTCTCCTCAGAAAAACAAGAAGTGTAATATGCCCCCTAAGTCAAGAATGTTAATACAGGAGATGAACCATATACTAGAGCGTCGCCGTGTTTCTTCTCGAGCAATggtattattatctttgtcaaTTATGAAATTGTTATATGGACAAGTTATTGTTGTTGACTTTTTCTTTTTGGTTATTTCAATTTGGAGTTTCTACTTTTGATTGCAGAGACCAAGGTGGTCATCCAAACTTGATATGGAAATTCTTGCTGCAAGGTCAGAGATTGAGCATGCTCCTATAGTAACACATGACAATGAACTTTATGCTCCTCTATTTCGCAATCATTCTATGTTCAAAAGGTAATATTAAAGAAgttgttaaagaaaatatgaacTAAACTAAACTTAGTCCTACTCTAACATGAATTGGTTTTGACACATGCTTGTTTTGTTCGCACCTGTTTTTTGTGTGCAGGAGCTATGAACTCATGGAACGCATGCTCaaagtatatatatacatggaaGGAGACAAACCAATCTTTCATCAACCTATACTTAAAGGACTCTATGCCTCGGAGGGTTGGTTTATGAAATTGATGGAGGAGAATAAGCATTTTGTTGTGAAGGATCCTGCAAAGGCTCACCTGTTCTATATGCCATTCAGTTCGCGTATGTTAGAGTTTGCTGTTTATGTACGTAACTCTCATAATCGGACGAATCTCCGTAGCTATTTGAAGGGCTATACAGATAAAATTTCAGcaaaatatcattattttaacAGAACTGGTGGTGCTGACCATTTTCTTGTTGCTTGCCATGATTGGGTATGATGTTTGCTCTTTTTTATTTCCCCCCATAATTCCACTTGCATGATGAAGCATTTAACTGTCCCAACTTCCAAGATGTTATTCTATTATGATGGTTGAACTGGATTCCTATTTGATGTCACAATGGGACATATTCATTTTGAAGTCCTTTTTCCCTAGCTAtgtcttgtccatttagggtaaCAACCTTTTTTGTTGGACATCATGTCCTAAAGCGGACCACTTTTATACTGTGCAACACCGGCATTTAAAATTGAAGGCGTGTCCAATATCCAACTCACGTTGTACCATTTaatttcttccattttttaaattattaatcacTGTCAACGTGTCTTTGTCTCTGCCAGTGATGCATAGCTCTTATGCAAAGTATTCTGCTGAGTTGCTTCATCTTTTGATTTCCACCGTAGTTTATATGTCATTATATAAATCAGCAGTGTGCGCAGTAGCATAGTACTATGCTTTTATGCACATTTTATTTGAGATGTAAAAGTTAGTTACAAATTAGTTATACTAGTTAGTTATGCTAGTTATAAATTAATTGCTCTCTTTGGCCATATAATCCTCGTTGCTTGTACTCCTTGATGTAATCAACATTCttattatcaatacaatttCCATGTTACTTTTCTATACTTTTCCCTCGTCTATGGCTTATGTCTAGAATAgtaatataatatcataaatagTAATACACATAGCTAAAAGATTTTCATCTGATGTTGCAGGCTCCATATGAAACAAGACACCACATGGAATACTGCATAAAAGCCCTCTGCAATTCTGATGTAACTCAAGGCTATAAAATAGGAAGGGACGTTTCTCTTCCAGAAACTTATATCCGGTCAGTACGAAATCCTCAGAGAG
It includes:
- the LOC101504935 gene encoding CRS2-associated factor 1, chloroplastic, which translates into the protein MPLNIAITLPIFSPPLDTNPNPSRSSTQLKFSHSNSDRPTTKPKLDPQSHPALKFSNIPKQTSKPVSKASENVKISDDGLSYVIEGAPFEFKYSYTETPKAKPLKLREPGFLPFGPVTMPRPWTGRPPLPPSKKKLKEFDSFVLPPPHKKGVKPVQSPGPYLPGTSPKYVRSREEVLGEPLTKEEIKVLVQSCLKSSRQLNMGRDGFTHNMLDNIHAHWKRRRVCKIKCLGVCTVDMDNVCHQLEEKTGGKVIYRRGGVLYLFRGRNYNYKTRPLFPLMLWKPVPPVYPKLIQRVPEGLTLEEATEMRQKGRTLTPICKIGKNGVYFNLVKNVREAFEECELVRINCQGLNKSDYRKIGAKLRDLVPCTLLSYENEHILMWRGRNWKPSLPDLRDDRKEANKVDPDNKNYKALPSEALDVSAPNLHNNPAELVSNLSHDTSISFCLDDVTVDKVEVPCPTKNSKRSMSVIADAEITNVATDSYGEPEPCRSTSPGSDAMLGSSDSNIYGMVDPRADELLDDSGATDVSPLSRSAVPCMKEISLLLEQAVEQGSALVLDKDSLDADNIYQTTVSFAKSAPLGPVFMKHRKVVVQKRVKQEAPTSEISDKQEARTLKTRETTAVTTKGKRENSPIRRRENFDERFQNVVPQGTLGVDELAKLLT
- the LOC101505240 gene encoding probable glycosyltransferase At3g07620 — translated: MGNQRLIFVLVALAVNYLLFQSILVPYGNGKPPWSSRHEISLHSTPNHFTIRNPLIRDASEDFNAMVEKMNIPIINDESGHGNQLKSVSAFGVSRDDFQSLPEKKNVGKNNSLELDNVGSKKSFIAVLAKDSKVDFSVKQFLVTKRGVSTISQMVKSKHVDSREHDHTTSSTNLTHLENSPQKNKKCNMPPKSRMLIQEMNHILERRRVSSRAMRPRWSSKLDMEILAARSEIEHAPIVTHDNELYAPLFRNHSMFKRSYELMERMLKVYIYMEGDKPIFHQPILKGLYASEGWFMKLMEENKHFVVKDPAKAHLFYMPFSSRMLEFAVYVRNSHNRTNLRSYLKGYTDKISAKYHYFNRTGGADHFLVACHDWAPYETRHHMEYCIKALCNSDVTQGYKIGRDVSLPETYIRSVRNPQRDIGGKPPHQRTILAFYAGNMHGYLRPILLKHWKDKDPNMKIFGPMPHGIASKMNYIQHMKNSKYCICPRGYEVNSPRVVEAIFYECVPVIISDNFVPPLFEVLNWDAFSLILAEKDIPNLKQILLSVPEKKYLNLQLGVRRVQKHFLWHTKPLKYDLFHMTLHSIWYNRVFQIKVR